In the genome of Colwellia sp. PAMC 21821, the window AAGTAAATATTACCGTTAAGCCTTCGCCTTGCTCACTAGCAAAACTTAATGAACCTTCAAACTTATTAATAATTTTTTGTATTATAGCAAGCCCCATACCGCTTCCCTCAACTTCATCTTTTGCTTTTAACGTACTAAAAATTCGCGTTATCCGTTCAAAGTCACTGGCGTTTACACCTGGACCATCATCTTTCATACTAAATTCAAAATAGTTATCTTTCTCAATAATATCAAGCCAAATATTGCCCCCTTTTTTATTATTATGCTTAATTGAATTGTCTAATAAATTTCGAAATACTAACGCTAACGGGGCCTGAAATGACTTAAAATCTTCAATATTATCATCAATATGCAAAGTGACTTTTGATGTAGTATTTAACAGTTCAAGTAACTCAAAACATAAATTCTTAACATTAATTGATGTCAGTTCACCTGAAATATGACCCGCTCTTGAATAAGCGAGTAAGTCATCTAACAAATTTTCCATACGGGTTATTCTTGATTTCATGACATCAAAATGTTCACGGCAATCTTCAGGTAAAGTGAACCCCTCTGCGTGTAAATCTTCTTCAATCCAGCTCGCTAACTGTCTAATACCCCGCAAAGGTGATTTAAGATCATGTGATGATGCAAAGGCATAAGCTTCTAATTCGTCATTTAAGTCATTTAATCTTTTAGATTCAATGGCTAATATTCTGGCTTTTTCTTGCAACTTTTCTTCTGCTGCTTCACGTTTTTCAACTTCAACTTTAAGTTTTTCAACAGTCGGAATATTTTTTAAGGTAGGTACTAGCTTCCACAACATATAGGCCGTAGCCACTGAAACAATTGCGGCCAT includes:
- a CDS encoding HAMP domain-containing sensor histidine kinase codes for the protein MLKTLFSNEFMPHGMCYMWRPELLWLHVISDALIFLSYTSIPITLVYILRMRKDLIFSNVMALFGAFVLLCGFTHLLAVWNVWNGTYWLSGGMKAMAAIVSVATAYMLWKLVPTLKNIPTVEKLKVEVEKREAAEEKLQEKARILAIESKRLNDLNDELEAYAFASSHDLKSPLRGIRQLASWIEEDLHAEGFTLPEDCREHFDVMKSRITRMENLLDDLLAYSRAGHISGELTSINVKNLCFELLELLNTTSKVTLHIDDNIEDFKSFQAPLALVFRNLLDNSIKHNNKKGGNIWLDIIEKDNYFEFSMKDDGPGVNASDFERITRIFSTLKAKDEVEGSGMGLAIIQKIINKFEGSLSFASEQGEGLTVIFTWPKEHHLKMLMAAEVSQRG